Within the Stigmatopora argus isolate UIUO_Sarg chromosome 23, RoL_Sarg_1.0, whole genome shotgun sequence genome, the region CAATCTAATCTATGTGGTTGCTATTTGGTTCTGTCCAACGACGTGATGGCCTCAACACGactgccaaattcaatggctctgaccatgttgtcatcatcTTGTCATGTGTGAAAtccatccaaacaaagctgcaaTGAGCCCACCGCCTTCTTCCACGCGTCACGCTTGCAAGATTGGGTTGAGTGGGCAGTCCCTGCACCCAGCGCAGATTTTGAaactttctgtacattttttgaATTTGAATACTTGTGGAAAATACCACGATGCACCGAAGCCACCAACATTGAGCGAGGGATTACTAAACTccctttttaaatgacaatttgACCATTATTCCCCAAATTCAGTCCATTTTTTGGGTCCCAAAACTCTGAAATGAAGCATATTCCCCCTCTAGCAGAATTCTGAAAAATAGACAACCGTTGCGAGATGTCCACTTTTTTCTTGGCCCGGTTTCATAAGGGAATGGGGAAGGGTGCACGCATCCCCCCGCATGTCTGCGGGGAGCTGCGTCAGGGCCAATGGCAGCGCAAGAATGCGGACGGGACAAAAGGCCATAAACTGGCTGGCTTCTGCGGCAGCACAAGCGGGCCATTGTGCGCCTTTTCAGGGATGCACACACGCGCACTGCCCGCGTCCCAATAACAGCGGCCGTGGACAACGGACACGGCGGCCGAATAGCTCGGCGGCCAGCCGGCCGACCGGCCGACACTTTCCCACGTCTGCTGAAAGGGAAAGACACTTCTTGTCCTCGCCTCGGGGGACATCCTCAAGTTAACTCGTTGGCTACCGTCGACGGCtatcgacgtccaatctattcgaGGGTCTGTCgcagtggttagcgcctcggcttCGCAGTTCGTgtattcgatcccaggtcggtcctccagtgaagtttgcatgttctccccaacttgcattggttttctctgggtactctggtttcctcccagtcCAAAACCATGGATGGTAAGCtagcttgttgaacactctaaattgcccctagctatgatcggttgtcctttgtctcatcgtgcccagggattggctggccaccaattcagggtgtctgtccACTGCCTggtgctcgaagtcagctgtgatgggctccagcaccccctgcatccctcttgaggataagcagttcacaaaatgaatgaatttctaaaccacaggtgtcaaacctgAGGTCAGCGGGTCAATTGCCCACAAAAAGAAATTATGCAAAGATACCAAAATGACACATTGGCATTTAGCATGAAACATGATAGAAGAATCCCAAACGCCGCCCCCGAAATGAGCTCACCTCCAACGGTCTTGACAGGTGATCCCACTGGTCCAAGGTGAGACTGCGTCAGCAGCTCTAGGCCGGCCCGATTGTCGCCGCCAGTCGACATTCCACGGCGCCGTGCGAAGGCGAATCAGGGCAGCGGGGAAAGCCGTGTGCGATAAGGACATTTTCCACAAATCCTGGCCAAGAATGTCAAGGCCTGCGTGGCGAATGCTCAAAACAAGATTAAGAAGGCGTGAAAACAAGGCCCGCAGGCAGGGCAGGTcaacaaaacacagaaaaagtcaCTGTGCGTTGATAATTGTATTATCCTTGCATTGGGGGCAAAAAAGCCGCCGGGACAGAAGACGGTCGGGTGCTACAAAAAAAGCGTAAAGCTGGAAAACATgacaataatatttaaattgataTACAAATAACACTGTACAAATAGGAAGCGGCAAATGTTTGAGTGGCGCTGACGGCGACAGATGTCGATCCGCTTTGGGTGAGAGCCGagtggatcggacgtctattgccatcaatgagcTCGACCTCCTCATTGGATTCTTCTGGCGCTCGCTGGGGCAAATACATTCACGTTCGGGGGCCGTGGCTGGCCGTTTCCACACTCGTATGGCTTCTTCTTTCACCGTCTTTTTGCGTCCATATTTCGTTCCAGTCCGTGTGGCTGGTTAAAGTGCGCACAGACGTATTCCTCAGTCAATGCGGGTAACAAACCAGCGCAAAATTAGCATCCCGGGCCACGTGGAGGACGGCGGTGGGGAAAAATGTCGCTGCTGCGGCGTCCGAGTCTACCAGTTGCAGTCCTTCTTGAGCAGCGCCAGCACTTTGCGGCCCAGGCTGGACGTCCACGGCTTGACGAAGCTCTTCATGTTGACCAGCAGGTGGCCACGCCTCCTGTCGGCGTGCCCCGCCACCAGGTACTCGGCACCTGAGGCGCAAAGCCAGTGCAAAGTCAGCTATTTTCAAACAAGgcagatgaaacaaaaacaattcattccgcgaaaaaaaaaaagctaaataaaggTCTCATTTCTGATGTTTACCTTCCAGataaaaaaataggtttaaaaaaaatacaaagctgTGTTTTCAAACACatgaaaaccttaaaaaaatggGGTATGATATACCTACATAAAATAAAGTCACTGTAAAGACAACAACTCACATAAGTAATTAAATGTTATGTATACATGTAAACACAACGCAAGCTTTGTAAggctaaaatgaatgaataaatagaatGAATATGATTTTATCCATTTTCCGTTCATCCTCGCAAGGGATGGCGGGGTGAATTgctttgaaataaatatatcaaataaATTCATTGATTCACGCATACTacacttaattttaatttattatacTTAACCGTATTTGTGATTAGAATTTATGCTGGTTCATTTGAATCCCTATTTTTTAAAAGGCTAAGCATGAGTGAAAGCCAAAGCCTTGTTTATTTAAAAGCAGAGCGTTTGTGTGGAGTTTCTACTTTTATGGCCTAACCCTTGATCAATAATTCCCGTGAGCTCAAATTCACGATGGTAAAGTGCAGCCTGTAATCAAGAGGCATATGACATTTAATCATCAACTCATCAAAAGGACGACGCGGCCACACTTGACTAACAGCATGCGGGAGAACTGACCTGGGTTGAGGATGGGGCACGTGCACCCCCTGGCCGTCCACGACTCCGGGTATAAAGTCACGTGCCCCCGCTGCAGCTTCACCTTCTGACTCAGGACCTTCTGGACCTTCACCTCCACCTCTGCGTGCGAGCCCTTGTCGTGGGCCGACAGCACCTTGGCCTTCAGCACTGCAAAGGTCGCCGTCAGAACCCGACTCGCTTTTCGCGGCGTCCGGGCGCTTACCGTAAGCGTAGTTCATGGTGCAGAAGAGTTTACTGTTGGTCAGCGGCTGCTCTTTGCACTCGCACTTTTCTGCAGGGGTGGGGCAAACGTGGCGTCGGGGTTTGACTTATGCTCATTTTCCACGCGCCGGGACGAGCTCACGCACCTGAGTAGTGAAGAGCGGAGAGCAGCTCGTCTGCTCTGAAGATGCTGACGGCTTGGCTGGAGTTTCCCTCCAAGTTGTACAAGTCCGACCTGCCGCAAGACACACGGTTGTAAGGCACCCGGGGTAATCAATAAGTATAGTTTCATGAAGAAATGAAACTCAGGCATTTGTAGGTGCCGTTTTACATTGAAATTGTTGACTTCTTAACTGGATTATGAAGTCATTACCCGACAGCGCAGTCGCCCGTGAAGGGGTCGCAGTCTCCGGCACAGTCGCACGGCCGGCACCCGTACTCGCCGAAGCCCCAGTAGCCCACCATGCATCGGTCGCAGCGCGCCCCCCCTACGCCCGGCTTGCAGATGCAGTCGCCGTCAGCCGGGTCGCAGAGTGCGTCGCTGCTGTGCACCGCCATGGAGCCCACCGAGTGACAGTCGCACGCTGgcggaataaaacaaaaacaaggatTTTAGTCAGGCAGACTCACAGCATCCCCGTCGTTTAGGCCGAGCGTGAGAAGAGTCGAGGACGAGTCACCTGGGACCAATAAAACCTCATAAAAGATATCGCACTTGGCTCGTTTTTACACGCTTATCTTCCGCGTTAATGTTCGACAGAGATTACGGTCGGTTCCCATGTGATGCTAACACGCGcactaaaataaaatggcaCCGTTGACTCGTTAACGGCGGCGGGTCCGCCAAATTGgttattttaaacaaacacCCTCCCTCCCTATGCTGTTGCGCTGTGTAGCGCATGacaagattgttttctttacaTAAACCACCGCCCCAAACTCCCCCTCACCTTCCCCCCGACTCTGGAATGATGAAAATCTTTATCGCTACAGAGGGAAATTCCTCTACCAGGTAGGATTTTTGCTCatcattgcatacctgtcaagctCGCCCAATTGCTCCACTTATTCCTGATTGCAATTGcctttattaagcgatttaaaaaaaaaacgtaaaaatgcAATGTCGCACAtatggcgcacttaaaagtctaacattttctccaaagttgacggggtgcccaatcagtttgcactaaattcaagattctgtagatgtcggtGTATGGCCCTTTCagattgactgtctgggtacattgcttcctgacgcgctatatttatatagtgaaaacatatataatacgggaaaaacgtataagttgataGGTATGCCATTGGTAACAATAGCtggatagatttaaaaaaaaaaaagagtagcaGGGCAATAGATCAATCGCATCCTAAAAAGCATACTGACGCATTAATAAAATACTGAATCTTAAattttgtctgccattgacggcaatgaaaagtccaatccatttgacagcGAATGAAGTTTCAGCGAGCATTCAAAGGGAAACAAGGAGTTAATGCGAAGCTACAATGAACTGTGAGATTAATTTGGAATAATTGCAAAAGTAAAATTTATAACACTGATTGGGAATGGATGAAATATAAACGATATTAACTCCCAATGAGACATTGAGTTCATCCGCAGTTAAAATAGCGTGGTAATTAACATGTGTTAATTCGCCTGGCTGTAAATACTAGTAAGTAATAATTAATAGCTACATATTGGATGAGCAGCACTAGAAATGATGACTGATTAGGGGTGATAGATTATGCGTCCGtttcattgacagcgatagacatccaatcatctCGACTGGGAGGCCTAGCAGCATTAAATGTCGTTTTATTTAGGAAATAGCTGCTACGACAAATAGGGATTAGTCCAACTCTGAATTTAACATAGACATGGGCAAATTTTGTAAGCGGGTCTCGTCAATCCGTCCACGTCGTTGACTGAAACGCAGCCTGTTTTGGTACGGTCTGGTGCATTCGGCACACCCGCTTGGTTGACGCGGTCGCATCTGACTGATAATCGCCAGTGAGAATGTAGCCAGCTCCGTGCGTTTTTCAATCTTTTCTATCTGGTGTTTACTCAAGAATCATCTTGTAAGAGGAGGCACGGCGGCACGCCGCTCGACCCCCGAGAGATGGAGCGGCCCGTGAGTCACGGCCGAGGTATGCCGCCATCTGATGATTAACTATGGCGTAAACCTTGGACGCGGCACCGGTACCGTTTGGGAATCGGCGTGATCAGCGAGCACGTCCTGGCTTGCGCGCTTCCTCATTCTGAGGCGAGTGAGTCACGCTGTACTTGCTTTGGGATTCTCGTCTCGATTGGACGCCGAGGCCGCATCGCGTTCTCAACACTTTCTGTTCATCTCTTTCATTTTGTCTATTGtggctgtccaatccatttcaacattgTTTGCTGGAAACCCTCTCACTTTTTTTGAGCAGTGAAATAAAAAGATCTTTTTACAAACTGTAAACAATTCAATTCACtcaattaaataaacaaactaagacaaaacatttaatatttttttcatatgtattcatttatttactgtatttttcggactctAAAGCACACCAGTGTAAACAGTTgtcatccatttatttatttatttttttaaatcatttattaaCTCTGGGGTTTGATAAATGCCTAATTTGTATCCTGAGCACTTTACTGGAGcagcaaataaatatatatataatatgcttAAACAAAAATTGGTTCAAGGTTATAAGCCCAACCAGAATTCATACATGAGGCACACTGGATTATGAATAAGGGATTTTAAGTGTGTTTTATAGCccgaaaaaaagttgaatttattttttgggggtggaaaTGGATCTGACGTCCACCGCTATTAAGAAATTCTTAAGGAGTCTTACTTACCTTTGCAGGACTCGGATGCCGTGTGCGGCAGGTGGGGGTCCCGGTAGAAGCCGGCCTTGCAGTTCTGACACTGACGCCCCTCGGTGTTGTGCAGACAGTCACACACGCCGCCGCTGCGCTGGCCCGAGTCGCGCCACGCCGCCCAATCAAAATGGCAGCTGTGAGCGTGCCCGTTACACTTGCATTCTGGCCGGTGGGCAGAAAGTGAGAAAGTTGCAACCAGACTTCAATTAACAGTCGCCATAAATAGCTCGTAAGTAATACTTTTTACAGGAATTGACTCTTTAGCAAGCGACCTTCCCAACGTGTCCGCCTGACACACGAGGCATTTCAACTCGTGGGCTGCCATCGACGGCGCTAGCCGACCCATCTAATTGGACCGACAGACATTTTGGATTGGCCGATTAAACGAATGACAGATTCGTGGGAGGGCTCGCCACTTTGGCGAATACGCGTGTCGGGCAGCCATGTCGGTAAGGTCGAGTTCAAGTCCCTGACGTGGCCACTCACTGCGACACTCGTGCGGCGCCCCCGTCAGGCCGTCGGCGGGCTGCCAGGGCCGGTCGTTGTAGAGCGCGGCGCATCGCTCGCAGTGGTCCCCGGCCGTGTTGTGTCGGCACACGCACTTCCCGTGGACCTGCAGCGGATTCAAATCAGAATGTTGTTAGCCAAAGCGCTCTTTCTTCACCTTTGACAACTTTTGACCCTCTAGGACAGTCCACCCACTCATATTCCCTCCGCTGATTAGAGATTAGAGATTGATTGTTTGGCTTCATGGCTGGAAACAATAAAAAAGGTGGGGGTGCTCGGGCCTAAAAGGCCTGGTGTGTgtatgatgtgtgtgtgtgtgtgtgtgtgcgtgcatgagaAGAGTGCAAGTATGCAGCACTGAGAGCACAATAACAATCTCCTTGTCATTCCTGAGAGCTGGAATGCCATGTATGCTGGATAATGATTGAACGGAGGGGGGGTGGCGGAGGGGGCCACGAGGCATTTGAGGAAGCTCTTTATTTGTTTGCGTTACACTGCCATgcgggacacacacacacacatacagttaAGCGACATGCCTTGCAAAAGTACTTTTGCATCACTCCGACATCATAATTTTCCCACGGCGCGCGAGACGTGTCGCCGACTCGAGCACGACACGTGACGGGAGTAGCGTGTCCTCTATCTGAACTGATCCGGGATCGGCACGACCCGCGCGCTGGCGTCGCAAACGCCCCGGCGGCGGATGACATTCGGGCAGTAGTTTGTCACGATTAATCTAATCAAAACACGTATCATAAATTCATTCACGACAGGCCAAGGTCTATGTATAACTATGCCTATGTCAAAATATGTATTGTGGTCGTTAGTGACAATTACATTTAACATCTAATCCACTTGCACTGTGATCGAACCGTTTCTGCCAGGTCTCCCGGGCCGAACTGACTGGACACTCATCTCTGTCAACGACTGTGAAACGCGTTTGCAAGTTTAGCAATTAGTTTCTCCGGCTCGCTCGCGGTTGACGTCATCTGAGTATTAGCTTTGTGGCTAACTAACAGACAGTGTAATCGTTGTGAACAGGAGTTCCCTTCATCCAAACACTCACTGTCTGGACTCTAATGACTCGGTTTCCGCAGCCCCTTAGTGGAACCAAAACACTTGGCGATCCCCCCCCCTCGTTGCACCGGTTAACGATCACATTATTTtccagcccatgaaaagcacgaAACAGTTGCAGGATATTGCTCCCGGTTCTGTTCATTTCCTGGGACTTAGCCGGCAATCTAGCACATACACACGAACGCGTTCGCCCTTGTTTGGGGGTTTTGTGCGAGAAATCCCACGCGCGGCGGTTATGTAAGCATCGCTCCCAAATCAGTCCAGGTGCAACTCGCCCTGCGGACACTCCAGAAAGGATTTACTGTTCAAATATTTGCAGTCAATATCGCGGCGTTGGAATCTGGCTTTTCAAATAAGGTGCAATAAAggtatgattatttatttaattttttttgcaactttttttcTAAACGGATCAATGATCCTTGTCTGCAAATTTTAATGAGCCAATCGCTCGCCGGCGTTCGTTCGCTGCCGCagcgaatggattggacggctagcgccatcaatggtgaCCAAGGACTTAAAACCCCAAGCCTTCTCATGCATATTTGCCCACGCTGTCATCAAGACGATGCCCTCGACAATAGAGAAACACCTCATTTACCCTCACCAAAATTCCACGGCTTCTTCCTGCAGTGGCGCCGCGCCCGTCCGACGCACTTCCACGAAACAAAGTACTTTACTTTTGAAGAACTGCTGCCAAATGCGAACGCAAACAAACGGTAAAGCAAACAAGATCTACTCGGCTAAAAGTCTCAAGTGAAAAATAGGAAATAGACCAAAGGCATTTGTTTCCCGTCGCTGATTGCGAGCAAGTTTTACATTTAGATCGGCAGGAAACAGCGCAAAAGTAGAGAGGAAGCAGAGAAAGCTCACATTATTATCTTTAAGACGAGTGCCAACAAAAAAACCGAGACACCGCGTCCCGAATGAACACGCACGGGGATTTGGGCCTTTTGGTGTTGTAGTTCCTCTAACTACACGTTGGTGTCAGTGGCGAGCGGGTTAACTTACCACGTGGTTGGTGCGGTCACGGACGGGCCGGTACCCCGGCGCGGGCACGCATTGTTCGGCGTGcccgctgcagaagcagctgcCCTTCACGATCAGGTCGTAGATGGCGAAGTGGCGCGTGGGCGGAGTCCCGCCCAGCCACACGGCGCCATCTTTGGCCTGGCACGGGCAAGGCTGGCGCCGCAACAGACGGATGCGCACGTTGGTGACCCGCAGCTGCTGCTGGCCCTCCAGGCCGAAGGGGTCCAGAGACTCCCATTTGGGGAGGGTACGGTAAATCACCTGAGGGCAGAATTAGCAAAATAAACGTAAATTGAGGTTCTAACAATCTTCTGATGGGCCCAAAAAGTGACTCTAAACTATCACATTTACCAAAATCCTTTCATTAATATAAACTACGTATTAAATAGagtgcatacatatttcatactaGATTGGAATAGTTTTAACCATTTAAAGGGCTTATAGTGACCAATAATAAAAATTGTAGAGGGAATGATGctgattcaatgtaaaatatgctcttggaattaatttaatttgtaaGTAAAGGCAccactgttttttaaaattcaaaagcaTTCCGTGTCCAACTTGATTGGACACGGAATGCTGTCATCTTTAGAGCTGAAAGCCTTCTTGCAAGAACACACTTTCATACTAAATTCAGCGAATAATCCATGCCAGGCGGCCAAATCCATGCCAGATTAGGCATGCGTCCCAGTCAATGACAATCAAccagttaaaataataataattgtacaGTCACCCAATTTTGTCCAATTTGTTTTTTGGATTGTAAACATTGCATCCCGTCGCCACGACGATGTGACCACGTGGGCGCCGGACATCCTTGAAAACCGAAGATCCCCTCTATGGGCTGCCATCGCCACGGCGACGGCTGCCGCTGGTAACCGCCGCCCCGAGGAAAATGCCTGTTTGCAGTGCGCCTCTTCATCAGAGCGTGGCTGTCAGCGACATTGTTGCGTGCGCCCTACCCCGATTGGTCGGCCCGACAGCGCCATGGGAGGAGAGCTATTAATTTCCCCGCCATTGCAAAAGGTGGTGGGGTCGCGGCATTGTGAGGTGCAAATGAGGGGGTGCGCGCCAGTCCGCGGGGGAGCACCGCTCACACAAAGACGGGTGACAGAGACGAGGACGCACATAACTCAAAGAGCCACAAAAGGACTGAGACGCGGCAACCAAAAACAAGAACGCCTCTTCACCAAACAATGTGATTGGGTTTTCTCTCCCCCAAAATAACCTGGACCCTGCCACTTATTTTGTTCAGGTCTAACCGCAGTATAACCTTTGCACCGTGCTTgcatattaactcattgaccgacgctcattgaactcattggctgccacggaTGGCGCGAGACATTACCCGCCCGGAAACGTTTTGCGGCCGCTTTGCTTCCAAAGCACCTGGACGATTTGCTTTATCGGGGTCAAACTGCGGTGTCGGCGGCGTGAAATGCGCTGGCAATAAATGATTGATGGTTGTCCACCCGACCGGAATAAATCCACCCAGACGCTCACGCAACATACGATGGTCATACTTGGCGCGCATGTGCAAGAGTGAGTGTTTTTGAGTACTCACTTGAAGTTACACATAAGGTTGGTCCGCCAACATTTAACATCGTCTGATTTGGTTACGCCCTCTGATATTTCTAATAGGCTGTTATCAATAGGTTGAGAATCATTAAAATTTGTATCATATCATCCTTAGTAGGAACTATTCGGCTTGTTATCAAGCAGATTGAAAAGCTGCCATGATGGTTGACGTCAGCACAACAAACAGCTGAAATCTTTTTGACAAAGGTCCataaacaaaaaatgagtttatgAAAGTGGGGATATCGCACTTCTTTGCACCATTTCTAGTGAGTGTTTTAAACACGGCCAAAATGGCCCCCTAGCCccaatcaagattttttttcttgcctaatCCACCTTGACTTATGGAAAAGTAATAGGCTGAGGATGTCAGGAGGGCTCAATCAAAGCGCTTTTCTTGGATCAGATAAAGACGAAGGCGGGTTGAGGTGTTCATGTTCACATTCCCTTTAGGCATTTACAGTTTTGAGGTTGCCAACGTTTGAGCTCCTGAGGGATAACGCCAcacatttccattttaaaagcaCTTCAAGTCAGCGTATTTGCCTGCTGGGAAGGAAGTGCCGCTATTGGCCTGATGGATGTTATGAGCCAGACACCCCCCCACCCGCCACTTCTTCCATCAATGCCCATTGTGCCTGTTTACCAGGTTACAGTCCAGTCTGCTTTGATGGAATTAGACCCCTAAACCCAGGcttagttgatttttttccccactcgcGGACGAGCAAGATTACAAGTGGCCTTTGGTGAATTTAGGCCTCataaaaaggtcaaaatgaATGTTGGTTAGCCCAACGTTTGAGAGATTTTTTTGGGACCCAGCTAACCATTAACTCCTTCATTGCCAATGACGGCCATCCATTTTGAATGatccatttatgaaataacTCTCAAGCCTTGATAGATAGTGCTAAGTTGCTCAATTTAAAACCCTTCATAGCATGACCACTGACTACTTTGGGTAACTTGAAAATCTAGAttgacaaattcattcatttttcgtccctcttatcctcacaagaatcTCTACCAGGCAACTACGAGAAGCAGCAATATCGCAGGAcgcaaggagacgaacaaccattcacgttcacactcataactagggacaatttagactgGTCaattagcgtgcatgttttgaaaccggcgtacccagagaaaacccacgcaggcaaggggcgaacatgcaaactccacacgtgaCGGTTTTGGCCTCACCTCCCCTCTGGTGCACGGG harbors:
- the ntn4 gene encoding netrin-4 isoform X1 encodes the protein MLPRLALLMTVAVWSGAGAPSGVAPRCESRACNPRMGNLALGRRVLTQSTCGNNGTEPYCAYAEPGPTCGGGAKCGKCNAALPHLSHLAGAMSDSSFRHPDTWWQSAEGAESETVQLDLEAEFYFTHLIVVFRSPRPAAMTLERSQDFGRTWQTLQYYARNCSAAFGLQEGKALGAGRDGATCMSKYSGAYPCTRGEVIYRTLPKWESLDPFGLEGQQQLRVTNVRIRLLRRQPCPCQAKDGAVWLGGTPPTRHFAIYDLIVKGSCFCSGHAEQCVPAPGYRPVRDRTNHVVHGKCVCRHNTAGDHCERCAALYNDRPWQPADGLTGAPHECRKCKCNGHAHSCHFDWAAWRDSGQRSGGVCDCLHNTEGRQCQNCKAGFYRDPHLPHTASESCKACDCHSVGSMAVHSSDALCDPADGDCICKPGVGGARCDRCMVGYWGFGEYGCRPCDCAGDCDPFTGDCAVGSDLYNLEGNSSQAVSIFRADELLSALHYSEKCECKEQPLTNSKLFCTMNYAYVLKAKVLSAHDKGSHAEVEVKVQKVLSQKVKLQRGHVTLYPESWTARGCTCPILNPGAEYLVAGHADRRRGHLLVNMKSFVKPWTSSLGRKVLALLKKDCNW
- the ntn4 gene encoding netrin-4 isoform X2, encoding MGNLALGRRVLTQSTCGNNGTEPYCAYAEPGPTCGGGAKCGKCNAALPHLSHLAGAMSDSSFRHPDTWWQSAEGAESETVQLDLEAEFYFTHLIVVFRSPRPAAMTLERSQDFGRTWQTLQYYARNCSAAFGLQEGKALGAGRDGATCMSKYSGAYPCTRGEVIYRTLPKWESLDPFGLEGQQQLRVTNVRIRLLRRQPCPCQAKDGAVWLGGTPPTRHFAIYDLIVKGSCFCSGHAEQCVPAPGYRPVRDRTNHVVHGKCVCRHNTAGDHCERCAALYNDRPWQPADGLTGAPHECRKCKCNGHAHSCHFDWAAWRDSGQRSGGVCDCLHNTEGRQCQNCKAGFYRDPHLPHTASESCKACDCHSVGSMAVHSSDALCDPADGDCICKPGVGGARCDRCMVGYWGFGEYGCRPCDCAGDCDPFTGDCAVGSDLYNLEGNSSQAVSIFRADELLSALHYSEKCECKEQPLTNSKLFCTMNYAYVLKAKVLSAHDKGSHAEVEVKVQKVLSQKVKLQRGHVTLYPESWTARGCTCPILNPGAEYLVAGHADRRRGHLLVNMKSFVKPWTSSLGRKVLALLKKDCNW